A region of the Nocardia nova SH22a genome:
TCGGCAAACCGCTCCGGGTCCTCGATGAACACCGCGTGCTGGGAGTCTTCCCAGAACGACGTGCGGGCATCGGGAGTGTTCTCGGCAACGTATCGCCCGTTCTCCACCGGAACCACCGGATCGGCAGTGCCGTGGATGACGAAAACAGGAATATCCAGCGACTTCAAAGTCCCGGTGTTGTCGCTCGTCCGGTAGAACAGCGCCTTGCGCACCCGCGGCGGAGTGGCGAGGCTACCGCCGAACAGCCGCTGTGCCTCCTCGCCCCGGTCGCGGCGGGAGCCGGTGTTGGCGTTTCCGAAGGCGGCGAAACCGCGCATGGCGCGACCGGGACTCTCCTCGAAGACATCGGGGATCGCCTTCTGCATGGCGGGGCCGGGCTCCGAGCCCTCGATGCCGCGACCGACACCGGATTGCGAACCGCAGTACACCACCCCGGCCAGCGCGCCGGTGCCGTGCACCGTCAGATAATCGCTGAGCACGATGCCGCCGTAGGACCAGCCCAGCAGCACCGCGTCCGCGGTGATGTCCTCACCGGCGAGCACCGCGGCCACGTCGGCGGCCCAGTTCGCGGGATCGTCGTAGCCGGTCTCGGGCGCACCGGAGTAGCCGTGCCCGCGCAGATCCACGGCGATCACCCGGAAGCGCCGGGCCAGCAGATCCGCGGCCGTCCCCCAGCACCGCAGCGAGGCCGCCCAGCCGTGCAACAACACCAGCGGACGTCCCTGTTCGGGTCCCTCGACCCGGTACACGATGTTGGTTCCGTCCGCACTGACCACTTCCCGAATCGCCATACCCGCCAGGCTAACGCCCGTTAACTTCCGCCACCCGCCCAGCCGCTAGGCTCGGTGCCATGAGCACTCGCTACGCGGTCGTCACCGGAGCAAGTTCGGGCATCGGCGAAGCCACCGCCCGTGAACTCGCGAAACAGGGCTATCACGTGTACGTGGGCGCGCGCCGGATGGATCGGCTGCGGCGGCTGGCCGACGAGATCGGCGGTACCGCAATCGAATTGGATGTCACCGACGAGGAATCGGTGCGGCGGTTCACCGATGCCGTGGAGCGGGCCGATGTGCTGGTCAACAACGCGGGCGGGGCGAAGGGCCTGGCCCCGGTCGCCGAGGCCGACCTGGACGACTGGCGCTGGATGTGGGAGACCAACGTCCTGGGCACCCTGCGCGTGACCAAGGCCCTGCTGCCGAAACTGATCGACTCCGGCGACGGCCTCATCGTCACCGTCACCTCGGTGGCCGCCTTCACCGCCTACGACAACGGCTCCGGTTACACCTCGGCCAAACACGCCCAGGCGGTCCTGCACCGCACCCTGCGCGGGGAACTGCTGTGCAAGCCGGTGCGGCTCACCGAGATCGCCCCGGGCGCGGTCGAGACCGAATTCTCCCTGGTCCGCTTCGAGGGCGACGCCGAACGCGCCGCCAAGGTCTACGAGGGGATCGACCCGCTGCTGGCCACCGACATCGCCGAAATCATCGGCTTCGTCGCGAGCCGCCCCCCGCACGTCAACCTCGACACCATCGTGGTCAAGCCCCGCGACCAGGCGGACGCGGGCCGTTTCGCCCGCCGCAGCTGACCCACTACGCCGCCGGACGGCCTAACTTCCACCACCGGCCGGTGCGGGTGTCACCGGAGTCGCCGAAACCACCGGGGCGGGTTCGCCCTTGATCGCCGACAGGGTTTTCCAGGTGTCCCAGTCGATGGTCCAGTCGTAGAGGTCGCCGTCGGCGGCCGACAGGGCGATCGAGGTGCCGGTCACCTCGACCGGGTCGCCGTACAGCGCGGTCGGGAAATAGGCCTGGGCGTCGCTGGTGCTCAGGTTGATGCAGCCGTTGGTGACGTTGGTATTTCCCTGTGCGCCGGCCGATTCCGGGTTCGCGTGGATGAATTCGCCGTTGTTGGAGATGCGGACGGCCCAGCGCTCACGGACATTGGTGTAGAACGGCGGATTCGACATCATGAAGTCCTCGTACTTCTCGGTCACCACGTGGATGCCCGAGCGGGTCACATTGCGGGACTCGTTGCCCTCGCCGTAACTGCACGCGAAATCGAACACGGTCGAACCGTCGCGAACCACCTGGACGCGATGGCTGGGGGCATAGCCCTTGACGATCTGGCTGCGGCCGATGGTGAACTGCGAGGACAGATCGGAATTGCCGTAGTCCCCGGCGCCCAGCTCGAGGCCGTACAGCTTGGCGCTGAAGTTCACCGCGGTGCCGGGCGCCCAGTACTCACGCGGGCGCCAGTGGGCGCGGGAACCGCCGTTCTCGTCCGGCAGCCAGCCCCAGCCGCCCTCGGTCGCGGGCGTGGTGGTGACGGTGAGCGCCTTCTCCACGGCCTCTTTGTTCTCGACATGCTTCTTGAACTGCAGGATGATCGGCGCCGCGATGCCGACCTCCTGGCCGTCGCCGATGTTCACCGTGGCCGAGACCACGTGCTCGGGCGCCAAGGTGGTGATCTTGCCGTCGATCTGGACGGGTTTGCCGTCGGTACCGGTCGCGGTGCCCGACCAGGTGTACTCGACGCCGTAACCGAGCGGCTCGTCGATCTTGTAACTGGTTCCGTCCGGCGACAGGGTGCCCTTGACCTGCTTCCCCTCGGGATTGGTCAGCGCCACCTGGCCGATCCGGCCGGAGGCCACCCGCACCGATACCGGCGCGACCGGGCTGACGTCCTTGGTTCCACCGGCCGGTTCGAAGGTCACCTTCGCCACCGGGCCCTTTTCCTTGGCTTCGCCCGAACCGCCGCTGCCACCGCTCGAACATCCGGCCACCACCGCGGCGACCGCGAGCTGGCCGGCTCCGAGCAGCACGGCACGACGGCCGGTACGTCCGGAAAGTCCGGGAATTCGAGACATGCTCACTTCCGCGAATCTACCGCCAGCCTCCGACACGTCCGCCCGATCGAACAGTGGCGCCCGCCACGTCTCAGAGGTGCAGCCCCACCGTCACCGGTTCGGGTTCCAGCCGGATTCCGAAGCGCCGGTCCACTCCGTCCCGGACGGTGCGGGCCAGCTCGACCAGATCCGCCGCGGTCGCCGAACCCCTGTTGGTCAGGGCCAGCGTATGTTTCGTGGACAACCGGACCGGGTACTCCGGACCGGGAAATCCCTTGGCGAACCCCGCGTGCTCGATCAACCAGCCCGCGGAGAACTTGACGCCGTCCTCCGCCGGATAAGTCGGGACAGTGATATCCCCCACATCGGCCCGGATCGCCGCCAGCACTCGCGGCGCCCGATCGTGGCCGACGACCGGATTGGTGAAGAACGACCCCGCGCTCCAGGTGTCGTGATCGGCGGCGTCCAGCACCATGCCCTTCCCGGCGCGCAGGCGCAGGACCGCCTCGCGGACCGCGGCCGCCGGACGGGTCTCCCCCTCGGCGGCGTCGAATCCGCGCGCCAGCTCGCCGTAGCGCAGCGGGGCGCTGACGCCGTCCGGATTCACCGCGAACTCGACATCCAGCACCACCGCGCGATCGGAATGTTTGAGAACCGACGTGCGATAGCCGAATCCCAGCTCTTCCGGTGCGGCCCAGCGGATCTCACCGCTGGTGCGGTCCAGCAGCCGCACCCGGCGCAGCAGTTGCGCGACCTCGACGCCGTAGGCGCCGACATTCTGCACCGGCGTCGCACCGGCCGACCCTGGGATCCCGGACAGGCATTCGAGTCCGCCCAGTCCGGCCGCGACCGCGGCGGCGACCACACCGTCCCAGTCGGCCCCCGCCTCGGCGCGCACCCGGTCGCTCCCGAGTTCCACCGCGGAGGTGGCGATCCGCACGACCACACCCTCGAAGCCGCGATCGGCGATGAGCAGATTGGATCCGCCCGCGATCAGCAGCACCGGAACATCCGCGGCGTCGAGCGTGCGGACGGTGGCGACCAGCGCCTCGGTGGTGGCGCATTCGGCGACCGTCGCCGGACCGCCGACCCGCAGGGTGGTCAGCTCCGCCAACGGCACGGATTCGCGCACCCGCGCACCGGTCGCGCTCAGCAACTCACGCACGTCGTCGAATGCCACCACTCGGGAAGTCTGCACATCGAAAGACGGTAGCGTGTCACACCATGGCAACACCCCTGGCGTACACAGCTCACTACGCGCACCCGGCCGACGCGGTGCGCGCTGCGCTCGCCGACGAGCAGTACTGGAAGGCGCGCATCGACGAGGTCGGCGGGCCCGGCGCCCGGCTCGTCTCCTTCGCCGCCGACGGTGACCGGCTGCGCGCGGAGATGGTGCAGACCATTCCCGCCTCCGAACTGCCCGCCGCGATCACCTCGGTGCGCCCGGGCGATCTGATCATTCCGCGCACCGAGACCTACGAGGGACTGTCGGGCGTCTTCGAGGCCCACGTCCAGGATGCCCCCGCGAAGGTCCGCGGCACCGTGACCATGACCGGCGACGCCACGAGTTCACAGGCCGTCGTCGACGGTTCGGTGGAGGTCTCGGTTCCCTTGTTCGGCAGGAAGATCGAGGCCGTGGTGGCCGAGAAGCTGCTCGAGCTGCTGGCCGCGGAGACCGAATTCACCAACGAATGGATCGCCAAGCACTGATCCGGCGCCCGGGTACTCTACTGGCCCATGGCCCGCCGACTCGACTACTCAGCTCGCTATCCGCTGCACACCACGAAAGAGGTGTACAACGCGCTGTCCAGCCGCGAATACTGGGACGCGCGGATGGAGGAGATGCGCAAGCACTCCCCGAACGAGGTGGTCAGCCTGGAGGCGGGCGGCAACGGCATCGAACTCGAGGTCCGGCACATCCTGCCGCGCGACATGCTGCCCGAGATCGCGCAGACGGTGATGCGCAAGGATCTGGTGATCACCCGCAAGGAGAGCTACGGGCCGTACGGCCCCGAGGTCGAGGGTGAATTCAGCGCCTCGGTTCCGGCCGGGCCCGGCACCCTCACCGGAACCATCCGGTTGTTCGCCACCGATACCGGCTGCACACTGCGGACCTCGCCGGTGGCGAAGGTGTTCATCCCGATGCTCGGTCCCAAACTCGAGCAGATGATGCTGGTCAACCTCGTCGACCTGTTCCGCGCCGAGGCGGAATTCACCCAGCAGTGGCTGGACGAGCAGCATCCGGCGGCCTGAGCCCGTATCGATCGTGAACGCCGAGCCGCCCGGTTCCGATGAACGCGCCGGAAAACCGCTCGGCGCCCGGAAACCGCTCGGGACCATCACCAGGGGCACGACCGGAATCAACCGGCTGCGCCGCAGCGACCGCTGGCTGACCCACGAGCCCGTGGTGATCGAACGGCTGCGCGCCGCCGCCGATCCGCTGATCGTGGATCTCGGCTACGGCGCGAGCCCGGTGACCACCCTCGAACTCGCCGCCCGGCTGCGACGGGTACGCGCCGACGTCCGGGTGGTCGGACTGGAGATCGATCCGGAGCGGGTGGTGCCCGATCGCGACGGGGTGCGGTTCGCCCGCGGCGGCTTCGAACTCGCGGGCCTGCGACCGGTACTGGTGCGGGCCTTCAACGTGTTGCGCCAATACGACGAGGACCAGGTCGCGTCGGCCTGGGCGACGATCCTCGCCGGGCTCGCACCCGATGGCTTGTTACTCGAGGGCACCTGTGACGAACTCGGCCGCCGATGCGCCTGGATTCTGCTCGATCGCGACGGCCCGATCTCGCTGACGCTGGCCTGGGACCCGTTCACCGTAGGCAAACCCTCCGATATCGCCGAACGATTGCCGAAGGCGTTGATCCACCGCAATATTCGCGGCGAACGGATCCACACCCTGCTCACCGCCGCCGATCGCGCCTGGGCCCATGCCGCGCCGATGGCGGTGTACGGACCGCGGATGCGCTGGCGCACGGCGGCGGAACTGTTGCGGGAGCAGGGATTTCCGGTACGCGCACCGCGACGGCGGCTGCGCGATTGTGTGCTGACCGTCCCGTGGGACTGCGTGCGCCCCGCGGCGTGATCACACCGAGGCGAGCGCGCGCCGCACCCGGGCCGCGGCATGCGGTGGCAGATGCCTGCTCGCCGAACCGATTTCGGCCGGAATGCAGCGGTCGATCGCGACCGCGTCGGCGACCACCTCGTCCAGCGCACCCTGCCCGATCCCGGTCTCGGCGAGATCCAGAACCGTCCGGACCGGCGTGGTCACCAGAAAGGCACCGGCCGATTCCACATCCGCACCCGGCAGCTCACGGCGCAGCACCACCAGCCGCGGCGCGCCGGGCGGACGGCCGGTGCGTGCCGACAGATGCAGGAACCTGGGGCGCAGCCGCCCCAGACCGTGCAGTTCCGCGGCGCTGTGATGGGAGAACGCGGCCGCGCCGTCGAACCACGCCGACCACATCGCATACTCGTCGAGCGGGCCGTCGGGCCAGTCGGCCAGGCGCAGGATGCCCAGACCCGCG
Encoded here:
- a CDS encoding DUF2505 domain-containing protein, translated to MATPLAYTAHYAHPADAVRAALADEQYWKARIDEVGGPGARLVSFAADGDRLRAEMVQTIPASELPAAITSVRPGDLIIPRTETYEGLSGVFEAHVQDAPAKVRGTVTMTGDATSSQAVVDGSVEVSVPLFGRKIEAVVAEKLLELLAAETEFTNEWIAKH
- a CDS encoding L,D-transpeptidase; this translates as MSRIPGLSGRTGRRAVLLGAGQLAVAAVVAGCSSGGSGGSGEAKEKGPVAKVTFEPAGGTKDVSPVAPVSVRVASGRIGQVALTNPEGKQVKGTLSPDGTSYKIDEPLGYGVEYTWSGTATGTDGKPVQIDGKITTLAPEHVVSATVNIGDGQEVGIAAPIILQFKKHVENKEAVEKALTVTTTPATEGGWGWLPDENGGSRAHWRPREYWAPGTAVNFSAKLYGLELGAGDYGNSDLSSQFTIGRSQIVKGYAPSHRVQVVRDGSTVFDFACSYGEGNESRNVTRSGIHVVTEKYEDFMMSNPPFYTNVRERWAVRISNNGEFIHANPESAGAQGNTNVTNGCINLSTSDAQAYFPTALYGDPVEVTGTSIALSAADGDLYDWTIDWDTWKTLSAIKGEPAPVVSATPVTPAPAGGGS
- a CDS encoding alpha/beta fold hydrolase, which codes for MAIREVVSADGTNIVYRVEGPEQGRPLVLLHGWAASLRCWGTAADLLARRFRVIAVDLRGHGYSGAPETGYDDPANWAADVAAVLAGEDITADAVLLGWSYGGIVLSDYLTVHGTGALAGVVYCGSQSGVGRGIEGSEPGPAMQKAIPDVFEESPGRAMRGFAAFGNANTGSRRDRGEEAQRLFGGSLATPPRVRKALFYRTSDNTGTLKSLDIPVFVIHGTADPVVPVENGRYVAENTPDARTSFWEDSQHAVFIEDPERFAEELSGFIDSLG
- a CDS encoding SDR family NAD(P)-dependent oxidoreductase, with translation MSTRYAVVTGASSGIGEATARELAKQGYHVYVGARRMDRLRRLADEIGGTAIELDVTDEESVRRFTDAVERADVLVNNAGGAKGLAPVAEADLDDWRWMWETNVLGTLRVTKALLPKLIDSGDGLIVTVTSVAAFTAYDNGSGYTSAKHAQAVLHRTLRGELLCKPVRLTEIAPGAVETEFSLVRFEGDAERAAKVYEGIDPLLATDIAEIIGFVASRPPHVNLDTIVVKPRDQADAGRFARRS
- a CDS encoding UDP-N-acetylmuramate dehydrogenase codes for the protein MVAFDDVRELLSATGARVRESVPLAELTTLRVGGPATVAECATTEALVATVRTLDAADVPVLLIAGGSNLLIADRGFEGVVVRIATSAVELGSDRVRAEAGADWDGVVAAAVAAGLGGLECLSGIPGSAGATPVQNVGAYGVEVAQLLRRVRLLDRTSGEIRWAAPEELGFGYRTSVLKHSDRAVVLDVEFAVNPDGVSAPLRYGELARGFDAAEGETRPAAAVREAVLRLRAGKGMVLDAADHDTWSAGSFFTNPVVGHDRAPRVLAAIRADVGDITVPTYPAEDGVKFSAGWLIEHAGFAKGFPGPEYPVRLSTKHTLALTNRGSATAADLVELARTVRDGVDRRFGIRLEPEPVTVGLHL
- a CDS encoding DUF2505 domain-containing protein, with translation MARRLDYSARYPLHTTKEVYNALSSREYWDARMEEMRKHSPNEVVSLEAGGNGIELEVRHILPRDMLPEIAQTVMRKDLVITRKESYGPYGPEVEGEFSASVPAGPGTLTGTIRLFATDTGCTLRTSPVAKVFIPMLGPKLEQMMLVNLVDLFRAEAEFTQQWLDEQHPAA